One Rissa tridactyla isolate bRisTri1 chromosome 1, bRisTri1.patW.cur.20221130, whole genome shotgun sequence DNA segment encodes these proteins:
- the CCT8 gene encoding T-complex protein 1 subunit theta isoform X1: MALHVPKAPGFAQMLKEGAKHYSGLEEAVYRNIQACKELAQTTRTAYGPNGMNKMVINHLEKLFVTNDAATILRELEVQHPAAKMLVMASHMQEQEVGDGTNFVLVFAGVLLELAEDLLRMGLSVSEVIEGYEKACKKALEILPDLVCCSAKNLRDVEEVASLLHTSVMSKQYGNEQFLAKLIAQACVSILPDSGHFNVDNIRVCKIVGAGISASSVLHGMVFKKETEGDVTSVKDAKIAVYSCPFDGMITETKGTVLIKNAEELMNFSKGEENLMDLQVKAIADSGANVVVTGGKVADMALHYANKYNLMLVRLNSKWDLRRLCKTVGATALPRLTPPTLEEMGHCDSVYLSEVGDTQVVVFKHEKEDGAISTILIRGSTDNLMDDIERAVDDGVNTFKVLTRDKRLVPGGGATEIELAKQITSYGETCPGLDQYAIKKFAEAFEAIPRALAENSGVKANEVISKLYAVHQEGNKNVGFDIEAEAAAVKDMLEAGVLDTYLGKSWGIKLATNAAVTVLRVDQIIMAKTAGGPKVPKQQGHWDKDDWKDEPEK; encoded by the exons ATGGCGCTGCACGTTCCCAAGGCCCCGGGCTTCGCCCAGATGCTCAAGGAAGGGGCGAAG cattattCAGGACTAGAAGAAGCTGTCTATAGGAACATCCAGGCATGCAAAGAACTTGCTCAAACCACACGTACAGCTTACGGACCAAATG gAATGAACAAAATGGTTATCAATCATCTGGAGAAACTTTTTGTTACTAATGATGCTGCTACTATCTTGAGAGAGCTGGAA GTCCAGCATCCTGCAGCAAAAATGCTTGTGATGGCTTCCCACATGCAAGAGCAAGAAGTCGGAGATGGAACAAACTTTGTCCTTGTTTTTGCTGGAGTTCTTCTGGAGTTAGCAGAAGACCTTTTGAGGATGGGGTTATCAGTCTCAGAG GTGATTGAAGGATATGAAAAGGCTTGCAAGAAAGCCCTAGAAATTCTTCCAGACTTGGTGTGCTGTTCTGCAAAGAATCTTCGAGACGTTGAAGAAGTGGCATCTTTGTTGCACACTTCAGTGATGAGCAAACAATATGGCAATGAACAGTTTTTGGCAAAGCTTATCGCTCAGGCCTGTG TTTCTATTCTTCCCGATTCTGGTCATTTCAACGTTGATAATATCAGAGTGTGCAAAATTGTG ggTGCTGGTATCTCTGCTTCCTCAGTACTGCATGGcatggtttttaaaaaagaaactgaaggagATGTTACTTCTGTCAAAGATGCAAAAATAGCTGTGTATTCCTGCCCTTTTGATGGTATGATAACTGAAACGAAG GGCACCGTACTTATAAAGAATGCTGAAGAGCTGATGAATTTCAGTAAGGGAGAAGAAAATCTAATGGATTTGCAAGTCAAAGCTATTGCTGATAGTGGTGCAAACGTAGTAGTAACAGGTGGCAAAGTGGCAGACATGGCACTTCATTATGCCAACAAATACAATCTTATGTTAGTCAG gTTGAACTCAAAGTGGGATCTGAGAAGACTGTGCAAAACCGTTGGTGCAACAGCCCTACCCAGACTG actCCCCCTACTCTAGAAGAAATGGGTCACTGTGATAGTGTATATTTATCAGAGGTTGGGGATACGCAAGTTGTTGTGTTTAAGCATG AAAAGGAGGATGGTGCCATTTCTACTATACTCATTCGTGGATCTACAGACAATCTGATGGATGACATAGAGAGAGCAGTGGATGATGGTGTAAATACTTTCAAAGTACTCACAAGG GATAAACGTCTTGTTCCTGGAGGTGGTGCAACAGAGATTGAATTAGCCAAGCAGATCACATCTTATGGAGAG ACTTGTCCTGGGCTTGACCAATATGCCATCAAGAAGTTTGCTGAGGCATTTGAAGCCATTCCTCGGGCACTGGCAGAAAACTCTGGAGTAAAGGCTAACGAGGTCATCTCCAAACTTTATGCTGTGCATCAGGAAGGGAATAAAAATGTTGGATTTGATATTGAG gctgaagctgctgctgtgaaGGATATGTTGGAAGCTGGTGTATTAGACACATACCTTGGAAAATCCTGGGGTATCAAGCTAGCTACAAATGCAGCAGTCACCGTCCTACGGGTAGATCAG ATTATTATGGCAAAAACAGCAGGCGGTCCAAAAGTCCCTAAACAACAAGGACATTGGGATAAGGATGACTGGAAAGATGAGCCTGAAAAATAG
- the CCT8 gene encoding T-complex protein 1 subunit theta isoform X2, producing MALHVPKAPGFAQMLKEGAKHYSGLEEAVYRNIQACKELAQTTRTAYGPNGMNKMVINHLEKLFVTNDAATILRELEVQHPAAKMLVMASHMQEQEVGDGTNFVLVFAGVLLELAEDLLRMGLSVSEVIEGYEKACKKALEILPDLVCCSAKNLRDVEEVASLLHTSVMSKQYGNEQFLAKLIAQACVSILPDSGHFNVDNIRVCKIVGAGISASSVLHGMVFKKETEGDVTSVKDAKIAVYSCPFDGMITETKGTVLIKNAEELMNFSKGEENLMDLQVKAIADSGANVVVTGGKVADMALHYANKYNLMLVRLNSKWDLRRLCKTVGATALPRLTPPTLEEMGHCDSVYLSEVGDTQVVVFKHEKEDGAISTILIRGSTDNLMDDIERAVDDGVNTFKVLTRDKRLVPGGGATEIELAKQITSYGETCPGLDQYAIKKFAEAFEAIPRALAENSGVKANEVISKLYAVHQEGNKNVGFDIEAEAAAVKDMLEAGVLDTYLGKSWGIKLATNAAVTVLRVDQIIMAKPAGGPKPPSGKKDWDEDQND from the exons ATGGCGCTGCACGTTCCCAAGGCCCCGGGCTTCGCCCAGATGCTCAAGGAAGGGGCGAAG cattattCAGGACTAGAAGAAGCTGTCTATAGGAACATCCAGGCATGCAAAGAACTTGCTCAAACCACACGTACAGCTTACGGACCAAATG gAATGAACAAAATGGTTATCAATCATCTGGAGAAACTTTTTGTTACTAATGATGCTGCTACTATCTTGAGAGAGCTGGAA GTCCAGCATCCTGCAGCAAAAATGCTTGTGATGGCTTCCCACATGCAAGAGCAAGAAGTCGGAGATGGAACAAACTTTGTCCTTGTTTTTGCTGGAGTTCTTCTGGAGTTAGCAGAAGACCTTTTGAGGATGGGGTTATCAGTCTCAGAG GTGATTGAAGGATATGAAAAGGCTTGCAAGAAAGCCCTAGAAATTCTTCCAGACTTGGTGTGCTGTTCTGCAAAGAATCTTCGAGACGTTGAAGAAGTGGCATCTTTGTTGCACACTTCAGTGATGAGCAAACAATATGGCAATGAACAGTTTTTGGCAAAGCTTATCGCTCAGGCCTGTG TTTCTATTCTTCCCGATTCTGGTCATTTCAACGTTGATAATATCAGAGTGTGCAAAATTGTG ggTGCTGGTATCTCTGCTTCCTCAGTACTGCATGGcatggtttttaaaaaagaaactgaaggagATGTTACTTCTGTCAAAGATGCAAAAATAGCTGTGTATTCCTGCCCTTTTGATGGTATGATAACTGAAACGAAG GGCACCGTACTTATAAAGAATGCTGAAGAGCTGATGAATTTCAGTAAGGGAGAAGAAAATCTAATGGATTTGCAAGTCAAAGCTATTGCTGATAGTGGTGCAAACGTAGTAGTAACAGGTGGCAAAGTGGCAGACATGGCACTTCATTATGCCAACAAATACAATCTTATGTTAGTCAG gTTGAACTCAAAGTGGGATCTGAGAAGACTGTGCAAAACCGTTGGTGCAACAGCCCTACCCAGACTG actCCCCCTACTCTAGAAGAAATGGGTCACTGTGATAGTGTATATTTATCAGAGGTTGGGGATACGCAAGTTGTTGTGTTTAAGCATG AAAAGGAGGATGGTGCCATTTCTACTATACTCATTCGTGGATCTACAGACAATCTGATGGATGACATAGAGAGAGCAGTGGATGATGGTGTAAATACTTTCAAAGTACTCACAAGG GATAAACGTCTTGTTCCTGGAGGTGGTGCAACAGAGATTGAATTAGCCAAGCAGATCACATCTTATGGAGAG ACTTGTCCTGGGCTTGACCAATATGCCATCAAGAAGTTTGCTGAGGCATTTGAAGCCATTCCTCGGGCACTGGCAGAAAACTCTGGAGTAAAGGCTAACGAGGTCATCTCCAAACTTTATGCTGTGCATCAGGAAGGGAATAAAAATGTTGGATTTGATATTGAG gctgaagctgctgctgtgaaGGATATGTTGGAAGCTGGTGTATTAGACACATACCTTGGAAAATCCTGGGGTATCAAGCTAGCTACAAATGCAGCAGTCACCGTCCTACGGGTAGATCAG ATcattatggcaaaaccagctggTGGCCCTAAACCTCCATCAGGAAAGAAAGACTGGGATGAAGACCAAAATGATTGA